GTATTTGGGTTATGGATTTTCCCTATCTATTTAGTAATATATCTAATTGGAATATCGGTGAACGAGAAACTGGTAGAAGACTGAAATGGGATATTTTCTTAAATGGCAGAGAACTAGATATTTCTATTTACGGAGTTCAAGCTACAAGGCAAACATTTTATCATATTGAACCTAAAACGTATTGGGATAAGGCACTAGGAATTTCTATCAATGGCATTACAGACTCCATAAAGTATTATGCATATATCGAAAATAGTATTGAGTACCTTGCCTTTAACCTATTTTTTGATAAGCAATGTTATTCAGATAGAGAACTAGATTACAACAAAGCATTACAGGTCATTCCAGTTTTTAAAAGCGAACAGGAACACCTTGAATTTATGGAACATATTAAAACCTGTGTTGATGAATTTGAATTAGCTGTAGAGAATCAAGATATTAATGGAATGTTTCCTACCTATGCAAAAGAAGTTGATACGGTTATAGTCTACAAGCTAGGGAAAACATTAGTTCAGTGGCTTAGAGAGTGGAGATTTAAGTTAATGGAAATTTAGTATATCTATCCAAAGTAAGTAACCATTGCGTTACTTTTTTTCTTTACTTAACAAAGGAGGAACTGCTATTTTCAAAACAAAAGGAAAACGTATTAAAGCAACTGATACTAATTTGCTCTACCATTCTGCTTTTAAGTTCTTTGGATTCATTGGAATTTTTGTGATGTTGTTCTTCCATCTTCATTCACTTATGCAAATCAATTGGAAGACTATTCCCTTTGAAAAACTTCTCTCACAACTTTATACACCATACTTCTTAGGTAGTGTTCTCACTGCCTTTTTTGTTTGCTTATTATTTGGTTTATGGGTCTATCGTTATCGCATTGATACAATTAAAAAACTCCAACACATGCAGAAGCTTGCTCGCATGATTTTGGAAAATAAATGGTATGAATCGGAACAGGTGCAATCTGATGGGTTCTTTAAAGACCTCTCATCTTCAAAGACTAAAGAGAAAATCAGCTACTTTCCCAAGATGTACTACTCACTAAAAAATGGACTGATTCATATTCGTGTAGAAGTTACCCTTGGTAAATACCAAGATCAGCTTCTACACTTAGAGAAAAAATTGGAGACTGGCTTATTTTGTGAGCTAGTCGATAAGGAACTCAAGGATTCCTATATTGAGTACACTCTACTCTATGATACGATTGCGAATCGTATTGGAATTGAGGAAGTCAAAGCAGAACACGGGCGACTCAAACTGATGAAGTCTGTCTATTGGGAATATGACAACCTCCCTCATATGTTGATTGCTGGAGGAACTGGTGGCGGAAAGACTTTTTTCATTTTGACCATCATTGAAGCCCTCCTTCAGACCAATGCCAATTTGTATATTCTTGACCCTAAAAACAGTGACCTTGCAGATTTAGAATCTGTGATGGACAATGTTTATTTCAAGAAAGAAGATATGTTGGAATGTTTGAATCAATTCTATGAAGCTATGCTGGTGCGGAGTGATGAAATGAAGCAACACCCAGACTACAAAACTGGTGAAAACTATGCTTACTTAGGACTGCCTGCAAACTTCCTCATCTTTGATGAGTATGTCGCCTTTATGGATATGTTAGGACGTGATAGTACCGAGGTTATTTCTAAGCTGAAACAGATTGTCATGCTAGGAAGACAAGCAGGCTTCTTTTTAATTCTGGCTTGTCAACGTCCTGACGCAAAATATTTAGGTGATGGAATCCGTGACCAGTTCAATTTTCGAGTAGCCCTTGGAAGAATGAGTGAGCTTGGATACGGCATGATGTTTAGCGAGACCAACAAAGATTTCTTCTTGGAGCAAATCAAAGGACGTGGCTATGTAGATGTTGGTACAAGTGTGATTAGTGAGTTCTATACACCACTTGTACCTAAAGGGTATGACTTTCTAGAAAGAATTGGAAAATTAACCACCAAAACGCAGGCTGAACCAGAGCCGTGCGAAGCGAAAGGCGCAGGGACAGACTAGCGTGGTTTGGTGTGGCGACAGCCACGCCAAACTGACAACCCCCAGTCCATCTAACAGGGGGGTAGAAAAAAGACAAAAAACTGACAAAAAACATCATGAAGTCCAGTGCTCACGGGCAAATATGAATTTTATACAAGGTGTGATAATGCTTAGGCAAATGTGACACCTTTTTTGATTGGAGGAATGCGATTGGAAAAAGAACTTTCTTGGGAAGAATCCTTTAGAGAAAAACGGGATAAATACGGTGTCTCTCAAAACAGAATAGCAACAGATGTCGGTATCTCAAGAGAACATCTCAATCGAATTGAAAATGGAAAGCTAATTGCTCCTGATTCTCTTAAGAAGAAATTAAGTCATGAGCTGAATGCTTACAATCCTGATTTACCTCTTGAATTGATATTCGACTATGTTCGGATTCGATTTCCCACCGATGATGTGGTGAAAGTGATTCAAGAGATT
The DNA window shown above is from Enterococcus sp. 12C11_DIV0727 and carries:
- a CDS encoding FtsK/SpoIIIE domain-containing protein codes for the protein MFKTKGKRIKATDTNLLYHSAFKFFGFIGIFVMLFFHLHSLMQINWKTIPFEKLLSQLYTPYFLGSVLTAFFVCLLFGLWVYRYRIDTIKKLQHMQKLARMILENKWYESEQVQSDGFFKDLSSSKTKEKISYFPKMYYSLKNGLIHIRVEVTLGKYQDQLLHLEKKLETGLFCELVDKELKDSYIEYTLLYDTIANRIGIEEVKAEHGRLKLMKSVYWEYDNLPHMLIAGGTGGGKTFFILTIIEALLQTNANLYILDPKNSDLADLESVMDNVYFKKEDMLECLNQFYEAMLVRSDEMKQHPDYKTGENYAYLGLPANFLIFDEYVAFMDMLGRDSTEVISKLKQIVMLGRQAGFFLILACQRPDAKYLGDGIRDQFNFRVALGRMSELGYGMMFSETNKDFFLEQIKGRGYVDVGTSVISEFYTPLVPKGYDFLERIGKLTTKTQAEPEPCEAKGAGTD